The following nucleotide sequence is from Camelus bactrianus isolate YW-2024 breed Bactrian camel chromosome 19, ASM4877302v1, whole genome shotgun sequence.
gcactactATGTGCCACACACCATGCTAAGCCTGTTTCCCATGTCTTTTTCTGTGTTTAGGCTGAGATTGGTCCTTGTttgcccccattttgcagatgatggTACGGTACAGGGTTAGCTGAGACTCACCAGGTGAAGGACTCTAGCCCCTGGTGTTGCCTGCTGCACCAGCCCATGCTTATTTTCTGTAGGCCCTTTGGTAAGACACTCTCCTGCCTGTCTCTCCTAAGTCAGGGTGTAGTGAGGTTGGTATCACACAGAGTGATTGTGCAGTGCCTAGCATGTTAGGTAGGTGTCCATTTTCTCTCTGGAGGTGATATCCATGGGATCCATTTTTAGCTTTACAGGCAGAAACTGTCTGAGGACcttcatttgttctttaaaaacagaagagtTGTAGAGATTTTAAGGCATTTACTGAATTTGAGTAAGTCTAATATAACAGATACAAATATTAAAGTAAAAGCACATAGGCCGATCTCAGTTAAAAATCAgtcagttgattaaaaaaaaaaaagtggcatgcTTCATTTAGTAAACATCTCTAGAGAACTAAGGAAGTGCACAGCTCCAGCCACGGGGGGACCTGGGAAGGGAGTGACACAGCCAGCTAAATGCAGCATCTCTGATTTTTCGTGCATTCTACCTATTTTTAGCAGACTATGGCTTCTAGACTAGACAAACATCTGCAACGGGAGACACTTTTACCTCCTTCCAACCTTTATGCCTTTCATTTTAACTTACTTTTAAATGTGCCAGACACCATATAGAGCCCCTTCATGGAATGTGCTGTCCGTAAGGGAGCATATTTTCAATGCTGGTTGTATAAAAGTACTAAACAGCTGTGCACTAGAAATCGAAAAGAATTGAAGTACACCCATTTTTCCCTGTGTGGCATCTTAAACTTCTAGCACAGACAGGAAGATGCATTTAATGGGAAGAAAAGGTGTGTATGCAGGAGTAAGAACCCGCCCTGGGCGTAGCAGAAGTGTGTGGAGGCAGTGTTCCTTCTGCACCTCCCTACCTGCTGTGGCCCCTTTGCTGTGGGTGCAGGTTGAGGACTTTGTTTTGCTGACTCCCTGTGGGGCTGCATGGCCGGCATGTGTTCTGTGTGTGTAATCTTAGCTTATGCTCTGGCAGAGCAGTGGATTGGTAAGTGCTGCTTGTTGTGTGTACAGCTGTATTAAGGTGCTTCACTCTAAAAAGTGGAAGATCTATTAGATCTGGCTGCTTTGTTTGCAGCAGAGGTTTCCTGTCTCTGAAGATAGTATTCTTGAGAGAGACACCAGAGTTAGGGAATGGCTGCCTTGTGCCAGCACTTCTAGTGCCTGAAGAAGCATCTCAGGTAGCCTGAGAGGTGGCTGCCCTCAGTCTGGTGGCTCAAACCATCTTTACTGAACCTATTAGAGAAGACATGTTGTATCCACggattccccctccccctttcccataAACCTGCCCTTTCAACCTTGCTTCCTCCCTCAGTGGAGACCTCTGCCCTGttttctcccctcccacctcttaCTTGACACTGTGACCACCTTTTGTCTCTGGCAGATATCAACCTGAACTCTCCCAACAAAGGTCTGCTCTCCGACTCCATGACGGATGTCCCTGTTGACACAGCAGTGGCTGCCCAGGCTCCTGCTGTTCAGGGTCTGAcggaggctgaggaggaggagctAAGGGCCGAGCTTGCAAAGGTGCTGTGTCTTGGCCATCCATTGTGGGTGACTGCGAGGCTCTCTCAGGCTAACGAGGGGCCAGAGTGCTGGCTGTGCCCTGGAGAAGGTGCCCTGGAAGGTTGTCCTGGGGGCCCCACAGAAACTGCTCTCTGCACCctttgtctgtatgtgtctggCACCTTGTAGGTGCTCCCAGAGGAGCTGGTCCACATGGGGACAATGGCTCGGAGCATACTATCTACTGGGAGTTCCTCTTGGAATTAACATGACATTTTCAAGACCCCACAGATGTAGCTGCCCCTggactttcattttccttttaaaaatgcttgttaaaaaaaaaaaaagctttaagtgACCGTTTTAAAGCGAGAGTGTCTTGAGAGGAAATAGAGATTAAGAATTAAAGCCTCTAAGTATAATTTTTATTCAGACCAACTGCCAAGAGTGTTTCTTTTGCAGCATGATATGGAGTCTGATAGTGACTCACTTGAGATTCCAGAATCTGGGGAAATGAAGTCGTCAGCACCTGACCGTAGCGTCCAGTCAGGCAGAGGCTGGAACACGCTGAGCACGGTTCTCCCCTCTTGCCTTCAGAGACGAGCACATCTGCATACATTCTGGGTCCAACCCTAGGTCTGAGCAGGGCTGGTCGTTCTCAGCCTCAACCTCAGCCCCGGGACAAGGTTTCAGATCACAGAGAAAGAGTGTGGCTATTTCTGAACTGAACAAAAGTTAAGGGAGAAGCAGCGAGAAGTCCCAGGAGACTTACACTTTGCCCTTTATCTCAGAACTTGTTGGTTTGGAGAATAAAACCAGAGTCTTTTCAGAGTCAGGCTGCAAAGCAAAGAGCTCTTGTGTCACTTCACATTTAGGCTTGCGTGTGCACGTGCTGTTAAGCCCCCGTTGGTCCAGGCACCGTAAATGGAACACTGTAGTCTCCGTTGTCCTTGCTGGTGTGACTGATAACAGTTTGGCTTTAGATGACCCTgtagttttgggggttttgttttaatattttctaaagcaAAATCTGGTGATATGCAGGGTTCTAGGCTGTTGCTGGTGCCTTCATCCAAACAGTCACTGTTTAAAGAAAGGGACTTTTTTTGGTAATGGCTGTCCATGTAGATGCTGAAAGTATGGAGAACTCTAAGATAGGAAGGTTTCAAAGGATGCTCCCTTTTATGGTTACATtcttttattctgaaatataAGGTTCCAGTCTTTATCGTCAAGATTGTTTCTGACTTCAATGAAACAAACAAAGATTGTTTCTGTTGCCCAACTCAGACTGCACGAAAGGGAATTTGCCTTTGCCAAGGCCTGGGGCTGCCCTCAGGAACACAGATGTCATAAAAGGTTGTTTCTCTGTCACGTGGGTCTCTGGCCGTCTGTCCATCTGTCAGCTCTACTTCCTTCCCACTGCCTATGAAATTACCCCGTGGTGCAGATGGGACCTGGCTGCCAGCAGTTCCACTCTCTGAGATCCAGGCCCGGACCCAGAGCCTGGACAGAAAGGGCTTCTCTATTCTAAGACCTGTGACCAGTCCCAGGGAAGAGCTCTGACAGGCCTTGCTTCATCCCCACGGGTTAGTTGGCACTGCTATCCATAGCCCCACCGAAACACTTGGCTTGGGAGGATGGGGCAGTTCTCCGGAAGTTGAGGTGCTGGTACCAAATAAAAGCAGGACAGATGTCTGCTGTAGACGACTCCTAAGACGAGTTACATTTCTATAAATGGAAATTTTTCACATAATTCTGAGGAACCTCTCGTGCTGTGTGCATAAGGATGCTAGTCACTTTGTGTGGTAGTGATGCTAAATCACATCGACTGTGTGCTTCTGCAGGTGGAGGAGGAAATCGTCACCCTGCGCCAGGTGCTGGCGGCCAAGGAGAGGCACTGCGGGGAGCTGAGACGGAAGCTGGGCCTCTCCGCCCTGGAGGGCCTGAAGCAGAACCTGTCCAGGGGCTGGCACGATGTGCAGGTCTCCAGCGCGTGAGTACCTGCTCAGCTGTGTCCAGGGCGTTGAGTTCTTAGAAGGTGGCCATACTAGATAGTCGTCCAAGCAGAAATTGACAGGAAGAGTATGTTTTGGGTCTAAATTTGAGAAAACGCTAATTAGGCACTCAGTGAGACTGACTTGCCTGTGGTCCCTGTAGCCCAGTGTCTGCTGAAGTGGACATGAGTCCTTCTCATGAGCGTGATGTCACAGCCCCAGGACCTTTGACCCAGATGTGACTCAGCTCTCTGAATTTGGGGAGTGCGGCTCTGTGGCTCCTCTGACACATATCCTctgaggtggggggtgggaagtgTTCCCCCGTCCAAGAAACCACGTCCCCacagaaatatcaaattaaaTTTCATACATCTCCCTGTGAAAAGCCCATTTTGTGCCTAGGAAGTTGTAGGTTTTGAATCCCAGAAGGTGACTGTCAGAGTAGTGTTTTGGGGCCACGGGCTGTGCCCCCTTACTCCCCAGGAGCCAGCTTAACATCAGATGGCCAGGTGCTCCCTTGGCCTGTTGGGAAGAGGGCTGGTCAGCTCTACCCAGGCCTCGCCTGGGCCTGCAGAGAGGTGCTgggcggcagcagcggcggcggccctTGTCTCAGCAGGCTGCGGGTGCAGTCTTCCTGCTGGCTGgtccttctctgttttccctgGAATTTCCCTGCAGGTCAAGACCTGAGTTGAAACAGGTTTTCTAAATAATTTACCGCAGACTTTCTGTTTTTAGCTATGTGAAAACTTCTGAGAAACTTGGAGAGTGGAATGAGAAAGTGACGCAGTCGGACCTGTGAGTGCCTTTGCCACCAGcacgcccctcccctcccccaacactcctCTTAGGGACAGGGGGCTGTGCACACTTGGCACAAACCTTGTTTTGGTGTTTTCCTGGCTGTTTTATTTGTAATACAAAATTTCTCCTCTGAAACACAAATGAAActattctttcagcttttctggAGTAGGGTGCAGACGCTGAGGGAAGTTCTTTCAGCCACCAGACCACACTGATAAGTCCCCTCTGTCTGACACGTGTCCCTCAGATAAGAGGCCTGGGCTGGACTGGGGTGGCACCTCTGGCTGGTGGCTACACCTTGGGCGCCACCtggactcccccccccccaccccaagactGGCCCCAGCCATGTGTTCTCAGATCTTCACCTGCACTTCAGGGTGGGTcatgctggggtgggtggggtgcgGTGCAGGCCGTGCTGGTGAGATCTTGAAATAGGTCCTTTGGTCTGAGAGGCATGGAGCTATGGGCCACACAGAAGATGAGCCGAGTGCGAAATTCTCGTGGAAAGTGTCTGTCAGAGCTTGGGTCCCACGTGCCTCCTGATGTTCTGTTGAGATCCTTGAGTGAGTTAATAGCACTTCCTTTACCTTTGCTCCAACCTGACCAGTGTTTTAAAGCAGTCGATTACTGGGATTTTTCCGTCTTGTTTATAAGGAAGTGCTGTCGTGGTTGCTGGAGAACATGGGCAGAAAGTCCTTCCGTGTTGGGCCGAAAGGAAATGGTTGCTACCAGCCTGTCTTAGAGGTGCTGGAAGCTGGGTTGGCTGGCTATGCAAGTGGAGCCTTTGCAGCCTGGGGTCACCAGGGGAGCCGGGCACTGGGTGGGTCGGCGGTTGGAGTTTTATGCTGTTTGCTTGGCCTGGTGGGACAGCTGTTCCTTGCAGGCAGGCTCACAGTGCAGTCGagctgaaaataattttaggaGACCGTAGTGCTGTTCTGTAAAACCAGCTTATGTGAAGCTGCTGGGATACTGTTCCACGTCATCAGGGTTGTGACTCCTCCAGAAGAAACCTGTGGCtctggtgtgtgcgtgtgttggcCCTTTCTGAGCACTTCGCCAGGCAGTGGCCATTCCCATGAGGTCTCAGCCCCGATTCTATTGGAGTTGTCAGAGCTGGAGGCCTTTCTGCAGCAACAGCCCACACGAGAACAACACAGCTCGGGATAGGGTTGCTGAAAACAGCTGCTCTGCGGCCCTGAGGGTGGCTGGTTGGTGCCTCTGCAGTGGTGGCCACAGGACCCTGCCCACACGATTACTGCCAAGGGCCTCTGCCAGGGAAGGTGCAACCGGAAGGAAGGGCCCTGGCTTTCTGGTGGAGGTTGTAGACTCCTTTAGCCCAGCTCGGCCCGAAGGGGAGGAAGCCAGGCTGTGTGCAGCCCTGGTGCTTCGCTCCAGTGACGCAGTTAATGCTCACGAAACTTCTTCCCTCCACCAACTACTTTTGATTCAGCAGCCGTGCTCTGTTGTGGGGTGGTCACCAAATGGGATCCTTTTTATAGGTAGATCATAGCTAAAAGCATGCCTGGAGTGGACACCGATAAATTCCACAGTCACTTGTTGGCACATTCTTTGGTCTCAGGTGACAGGAAGCACAGCTCCAGATGATAGTATTGGCTGGGGGGGAGCAGTGCCTGGCCTGGCGAGAAGCCCCTGCTCCAGGCCTGCCTGAACAGGGCTCCGACCAGTGCTCCATCGCCCCTCCTTCCGCTTGCCCCTCTGTGTGTGGGGGTGCCTAGTGGGAC
It contains:
- the TPD52L2 gene encoding tumor protein D54 isoform X5; translated protein: MLIFCRPFDINLNSPNKGLLSDSMTDVPVDTAVAAQAPAVQGLTEAEEEELRAELAKVEEEIVTLRQVLAAKERHCGELRRKLGLSALEGLKQNLSRGWHDVQVSSAYVKTSEKLGEWNEKVTQSDLYKKTQETLSQAGQKTSAALSTMSSAISRKLGDMRARPFSHSFSSASIRHSISMPAMR
- the TPD52L2 gene encoding tumor protein D54 isoform X1 — its product is MLIFCRPFDINLNSPNKGLLSDSMTDVPVDTAVAAQAPAVQGLTEAEEEELRAELAKVEEEIVTLRQVLAAKERHCGELRRKLGLSALEGLKQNLSRGWHDVQVSSAYVKTSEKLGEWNEKVTQSDLYKKTQETLSQAGQKTSAALSTMSSAISRKLGDMRARPFSHSFRNSATFKSFEDRVGTIKSKVVGGRENGSDNLPSPSGSGEKPLPDHTPF
- the TPD52L2 gene encoding tumor protein D54 isoform X3: MLIFCRPFDINLNSPNKGLLSDSMTDVPVDTAVAAQAPAVQGLTEAEEEELRAELAKVEEEIVTLRQVLAAKERHCGELRRKLGLSALEGLKQNLSRGWHDVQVSSAYVKTSEKLGEWNEKVTQSDLYKKTQETLSQAGQKTSAALSTMSSAISRKLGDMRNSATFKSFEDRVGTIKSKVVGGRENGSDNLPSPSGSGEKPLPDHTPF
- the TPD52L2 gene encoding tumor protein D54 isoform X2; translation: MDSAGQDINLNSPNKGLLSDSMTDVPVDTAVAAQAPAVQGLTEAEEEELRAELAKVEEEIVTLRQVLAAKERHCGELRRKLGLSALEGLKQNLSRGWHDVQVSSAYVKTSEKLGEWNEKVTQSDLYKKTQETLSQAGQKTSAALSTMSSAISRKLGDMRARPFSHSFRNSATFKSFEDRVGTIKSKVVGGRENGSDNLPSPSGSGEKPLPDHTPF
- the TPD52L2 gene encoding tumor protein D54 isoform X6, which produces MDSAGQDINLNSPNKGLLSDSMTDVPVDTAVAAQAPAVQGLTEAEEEELRAELAKVEEEIVTLRQVLAAKERHCGELRRKLGLSALEGLKQNLSRGWHDVQVSSAYVKTSEKLGEWNEKVTQSDLYKKTQETLSQAGQKTSAALSTMSSAISRKLGDMRARPFSHSFSSASIRHSISMPAMRNSATFKSFEDRVGTIKSKVVGGRENGSDNLPSPSGSGEKPLPDHTPF
- the TPD52L2 gene encoding tumor protein D54 isoform X4 is translated as MDSAGQDINLNSPNKGLLSDSMTDVPVDTAVAAQAPAVQGLTEAEEEELRAELAKVEEEIVTLRQVLAAKERHCGELRRKLGLSALEGLKQNLSRGWHDVQVSSAYVKTSEKLGEWNEKVTQSDLYKKTQETLSQAGQKTSAALSTMSSAISRKLGDMRNSATFKSFEDRVGTIKSKVVGGRENGSDNLPSPSGSGEKPLPDHTPF